In the Deltaproteobacteria bacterium genome, CATGGCCCTGATCCGGTCAAAGGGGAGGGAGTAGGGGTGGATCTCGCAGTAAACGCCGGCCTCCCGGACCCTCCTGGCGATGAGCTGGGTGGTCTGGGAGCCGAAGTCGAGGATGAGGATCTTCTGCGCGTGGATGTCCTGCATGTTTGACCTGTTAGGTAAGGAAATTGTCTCCTACGATAACACCCAGGGGGATGAGGGCCAAGAAAGATGATCCGGTCCCCCGTTTTTTCATCCTTATTACCCGGTTGACAAAAAATGCACAAAAAGATTATATGCATGTAGGACGTTTCTTGAATGAGCGTTCATTTATTTTTTCCCGATCCGGACAAAAAAGATAGACCAAAAACCATCAAGGAGGGACAGTACATGGCGGATGTCAAGAAGCATGACACACCAAAGTGCGACGAGCTCAAGACGGGGCCGTGGCCGAGCTTCGTCGACGACGTAGAGCAAAAGGGTCTTCATGGCAAGCAGCAGTGCCTCGACCTGCTCGGGCAGCTTGAGCTTTCATTCAATCACAAGGAGACCCACTGGAAGCACGGCGGCATCGTGGGCGTCTTTGGATACGGCGGGGGCGTCATCGGGCGCTATTCCGACGTGCCTGAACTCTTTCCGAGTATCGCGCACTTCCATACCATCCGGGTGAACCAGCCGGCGAGCATGTTCTACAGCAGCGCCTATTTGAGGAAAATTTGCGATATGTGGGACCACCGGGGAAGCGGCATGACCAACTTCCACGGCTCCACCGGCGACATGGTCCTCCTCGGGACCACGACCGATCAGCTCGAACCCGTCTTTTTCGATCTCACCCACCAGATGGGTAGCGATCTTGGCGGATCCGGCTCCAACCTCAGAACCCCCTCCTGCTGCATCGGAAAGGCCCGGTGCGAATGGTCCTGTATCGACACCCAGGCCATCTGTTACGACCTCACCCAGACCTTCCAGGACGAGCTCCATCGGCCGGCCTTCCCCTACAAGTTCAAGTTCAAGATCTCAGGTTGCCCGAACGACTGTGTGGCGGCCATCGCCCGTGCCTGCTGCTCCATCATCGGGACATGGAAGGACGACATCCGCATCGATCAGTCGGCGGTCAAGGCTTACATAGGCGGCGAGCT is a window encoding:
- the dsrA gene encoding dissimilatory-type sulfite reductase subunit alpha, producing MADVKKHDTPKCDELKTGPWPSFVDDVEQKGLHGKQQCLDLLGQLELSFNHKETHWKHGGIVGVFGYGGGVIGRYSDVPELFPSIAHFHTIRVNQPASMFYSSAYLRKICDMWDHRGSGMTNFHGSTGDMVLLGTTTDQLEPVFFDLTHQMGSDLGGSGSNLRTPSCCIGKARCEWSCIDTQAICYDLTQTFQDELHRPAFPYKFKFKISGCPNDCVAAIARACCSIIGTWKDDIRIDQSAVKAYIGGELKPNAGAHSDRDWGKFDIQKEVIDLCPTKCMWMEGNTLKIDNRECTRCMHCINVMPAALRPGTDVGATILVGAKAPILEGAQMSTLAIPFIRMEPPYDEFKEFVDKIWGWWMEEGKNRERFGELIQRFSIQKFIQVAGLKPIPQMVKEPRSNPYVFWSAEEVEGGWKRDIAEFRKRHAA